ATTGCTGGGAGCTATAGCGGGTTTGCTTTAGGTCTGGAAATTCAACGTAGAGAAACTCTTATAGAAGCACTGAAGAAAATATTGCCAATCGCTGTTGATGGAATCATACGTGAGGGGCTCATACCCCTTAATCACAAAGGTATTGTAGAAAAAGTCAAAAATTTTTCTGAAGAAATTGAAATTAAAATGCCTAAAACTCAAAGAGCAGCTGTGCAAGCTAATGCTTTAGGATCTTGTCTTGAAAAATCTGGTAATTGGCTCGAAGATTCAATTGAAGGCATATTTTCTTTTTATGCTTATTGGCGTTATAAAAAAATTCTAGATCAACCACTAAAGAGTAAAATTTCAGCACTCCCACTAAATGTCTCAAATATCAAAGTTGCAATAATTGATTCTGGTATTGATTATAATGATAAAAAAATCGGCAAGAATGTAATTAGATTTTCGGGTGATCAAGTTTTAGGTTTTGATTTTATCTCGTGGGACAGCCGCCCCAGTGATGATAATGGGCATGGCACAGCTACTGCAAAATATTTTCTGAAAACTATTAAAACTGATTATGCAATTATTCCAATAAAAGTTATTGGGCCTTTTGGCGATACACATAGTAGCGCTATCTATGACGGTTTTTCGTACGCTGTGAATCAAAAAGTTGATGCCATTGTGGTTCCATGGGCACCAGCTTTAAAACTCACAGAAGCCTATAAAAGAGGTGCACAGTTAGCGGCCCAAAACGGGATAGCTGTGTTTGTTGCACCAAAGAGCATGGAGCCAGGGGAAAATATTTTTGTAGCCACTGTTAATGGCCAAACTGCATTTAAGACTAAAGGTCTTGGTAAAATGCATTTGGAATTGCCCGCAGATGGGGTTGCTGTGGTCGATGAATTTAATTTGTGGTTGCAAAACACTAGGGGGAACAACAAGTGATAAAACAACAAACACTCAACGTTTTAGGAGCA
Above is a genomic segment from Oligoflexia bacterium containing:
- a CDS encoding S8 family serine peptidase — encoded protein: MFRFLVALILVSSLAWADSSLAKTRVGIHIAKDRWLTLTDGTRVTQGREISYLLANQLFNFSEFEAVLLDNDEPVHLDLKVTPHIETLLYASGSRSNRLVYGFAPDRVNIFNSGIEGSLENEFVASGEEASQCIKPDFFEGRFNTHGWGPLSSNFGANFDEGFVINIAGYGIGFKQKKFEIKNQIRFAIEDMRSGKKQDLIFDIKAYGKDTFIAGSYSGFALGLEIQRRETLIEALKKILPIAVDGIIREGLIPLNHKGIVEKVKNFSEEIEIKMPKTQRAAVQANALGSCLEKSGNWLEDSIEGIFSFYAYWRYKKILDQPLKSKISALPLNVSNIKVAIIDSGIDYNDKKIGKNVIRFSGDQVLGFDFISWDSRPSDDNGHGTATAKYFLKTIKTDYAIIPIKVIGPFGDTHSSAIYDGFSYAVNQKVDAIVVPWAPALKLTEAYKRGAQLAAQNGIAVFVAPKSMEPGENIFVATVNGQTAFKTKGLGKMHLELPADGVAVVDEFNLWLQNTRGNNK